The Thioalkalivibrio sulfidiphilus HL-EbGr7 genome includes a window with the following:
- a CDS encoding phosphoribosyltransferase has product MPTPMRCELISLQSVIDLSYQLACQVRDSGFRPDLVVAVARGGFVPARYVCDYLHLQDMTSIKVQHYTGPAKMEAKAWVKYPLSGDVQGKRVLIVDDVNDTGDTLVVARTHVEAAGAAEVRTAVLHEKATSPVHADFHVAEVLEWRWIIYPWARVEDIGGFIRDMDPPTTDEARIKDRLHADYGIHLEDAELQRILSLIRIPGQDGT; this is encoded by the coding sequence ATGCCCACCCCCATGCGCTGTGAACTGATCTCCCTGCAGAGCGTCATCGACCTGAGTTACCAGCTGGCCTGCCAGGTACGGGATTCGGGGTTCAGACCGGACCTGGTGGTGGCGGTCGCCCGGGGCGGTTTCGTGCCGGCCCGTTATGTATGCGACTACCTGCACCTGCAGGACATGACCAGCATCAAGGTGCAGCACTACACCGGCCCCGCGAAGATGGAGGCCAAGGCCTGGGTGAAGTACCCCCTGTCGGGAGACGTGCAGGGCAAGCGGGTGCTGATCGTGGACGATGTCAACGACACCGGCGACACCCTGGTGGTAGCCCGGACCCATGTGGAGGCCGCGGGCGCGGCCGAGGTGCGCACGGCGGTGCTGCACGAGAAGGCCACCTCGCCGGTGCATGCGGATTTCCACGTGGCCGAGGTGCTGGAATGGCGCTGGATCATCTATCCCTGGGCCCGGGTCGAGGACATCGGCGGCTTCATCCGGGACATGGATCCGCCCACCACTGACGAGGCACGGATCAAGGATCGTCTGCATGCCGACTACGGCATCCACCTGGAGGATGCCGAGTTGCAACGCATCCTTTCCCTGATTCGGATTCCGGGGCAAGATGGTACCTGA
- a CDS encoding YbjN domain-containing protein — translation MRHLLPLVTALVLSLLLVLPAQADQTIISSTNAKQVEGLLKELGFTGTRIDEDDDVIVMMHGRPVVVIVGSGNGRQLQMNVAFVGMGITLEQVNAWNRNRILAKAYLDRDGDTIFESDLDLDGGITVDRLKDWLQTFNMLIDMFVREVVHGQGVDDSKPVTPRRDRELRAGISPTVG, via the coding sequence ATGCGCCACCTGTTGCCCCTGGTCACCGCCCTGGTCCTGAGCCTCCTGCTGGTCCTCCCGGCCCAGGCGGACCAGACCATCATCTCTTCCACCAATGCCAAGCAGGTGGAGGGCCTCCTGAAGGAGCTTGGCTTCACCGGCACGCGCATCGACGAGGATGATGATGTCATCGTCATGATGCACGGCCGTCCCGTGGTGGTGATTGTGGGCTCCGGCAACGGCCGTCAGTTGCAGATGAACGTGGCCTTTGTCGGCATGGGCATCACCCTGGAACAGGTCAACGCCTGGAACCGCAACCGCATCCTCGCCAAGGCCTACCTGGATCGGGATGGCGACACCATCTTCGAATCCGACCTGGACCTGGACGGCGGCATCACCGTCGACCGCCTCAAGGACTGGCTGCAGACCTTCAACATGCTCATCGACATGTTCGTGCGCGAGGTCGTCCATGGCCAGGGCGTTGACGATTCCAAGCCCGTGACCCCGCGTCGGGATCGGGAACTGCGCGCAGGAATCTCACCGACAGTCGGATAG
- a CDS encoding CapA family protein: protein MNDVITLFLCGDVMTGRGIDQALPHPAPPDLYELWVQDAREYVSLAEAANGEFPKPMAPAHIWGDALAELAHFRPHLRLINLETGITRHGTPWPDKGIHYRMSPENAACLQAARIDCCSLANNHVMDWGVDALRETCRVLDGLGIAHAGAGEDLGAAMKPARLDVTTGHRVWVFSLGMTDSGIPPEWHAARGRPGVWLATEASAAGAEPVAERIRAHKRPGDLAVVSVHWGSNWGYRIPKGHREFAYRLVEAGADLIHGHSSHHPVGMELYRGRPILYGCGDFINDYEGIRGYEIVQPDLTLMFFPAFDAATGVLRSMSMTPLRRARFSLHRTGKDDARWLCEMLNRERQGDDPEFRLDDAGRIQWDLAQ from the coding sequence GTGAACGACGTGATCACCCTGTTTCTGTGCGGCGATGTCATGACAGGCCGGGGCATCGACCAGGCCCTGCCCCACCCGGCGCCGCCCGACCTGTACGAGCTCTGGGTGCAGGATGCCAGGGAGTACGTGAGTCTTGCCGAGGCCGCCAACGGCGAATTCCCGAAGCCGATGGCGCCCGCCCACATCTGGGGCGATGCCCTGGCCGAACTGGCGCATTTCAGGCCGCACTTGCGCCTGATCAACCTGGAAACCGGCATCACGCGCCACGGCACGCCCTGGCCGGACAAGGGCATCCATTACCGCATGAGTCCCGAGAACGCCGCCTGCCTGCAGGCGGCAAGGATCGACTGTTGCTCGCTGGCCAACAACCACGTCATGGACTGGGGCGTGGATGCCTTGCGGGAGACCTGCCGGGTGCTGGACGGACTGGGCATCGCCCACGCCGGTGCCGGCGAGGATCTGGGGGCAGCGATGAAACCGGCACGCCTCGACGTGACCACGGGGCACCGGGTGTGGGTCTTCAGCCTCGGCATGACCGACAGCGGCATCCCGCCCGAGTGGCATGCGGCCAGGGGCCGGCCAGGCGTGTGGCTGGCCACGGAGGCCTCGGCAGCCGGTGCGGAACCGGTAGCCGAGCGGATCCGGGCGCACAAGCGCCCCGGTGACCTGGCAGTGGTGTCGGTGCACTGGGGCAGCAACTGGGGTTATCGCATCCCGAAGGGACACCGTGAATTTGCCTACCGGCTGGTCGAGGCCGGCGCGGACCTGATCCACGGGCATTCCTCCCACCACCCGGTCGGCATGGAACTCTACCGGGGACGTCCTATCCTCTATGGCTGTGGAGACTTCATCAACGACTACGAGGGCATCCGGGGTTACGAGATTGTTCAGCCGGATCTGACCCTGATGTTCTTCCCGGCCTTCGATGCGGCGACCGGCGTGTTGAGATCCATGTCCATGACCCCCCTGCGCCGGGCGCGTTTCTCCCTGCACCGCACCGGCAAGGACGATGCCCGCTGGCTGTGCGAAATGCTCAACCGGGAGCGCCAGGGAGATGATCCGGAATTCCGGCTGGATGATGCAGGGCGGATACAGTGGGATCTTGCGCAGTGA
- a CDS encoding dienelactone hydrolase family protein, whose amino-acid sequence MNIEHRELDIQAGTLSLPGILALPSPARGIVVFAHGSGSSRFSSRNRFVADILNRAGLATLLFDLLSAEEHEVDQFTREYRFDIPRLGDRMIATVDWLKSQADLGALSLGLFGASTGAAAALIAAAARPVEVAAVVSRGGRPDLAGASLPLVQAPTLFIVGGLDGPVIDLNRGAAGRLHCEHHLEIVPGATHLFEEPGTLEQAAGHARDWFVKYLSS is encoded by the coding sequence ATGAACATCGAGCATCGTGAACTGGACATCCAGGCCGGAACACTGAGCCTGCCGGGCATACTGGCACTGCCCTCTCCGGCCCGCGGCATCGTGGTGTTCGCTCACGGCAGCGGCAGCAGCCGGTTCAGTTCCCGCAACCGGTTCGTGGCCGACATCCTCAACCGCGCGGGTCTCGCCACCCTGCTGTTCGACCTGCTCAGCGCCGAGGAGCATGAGGTCGATCAGTTCACCCGCGAGTATCGTTTCGATATCCCCCGTCTCGGCGATCGCATGATCGCCACCGTGGACTGGCTCAAGTCCCAGGCGGACCTGGGGGCACTGTCCCTCGGCTTGTTCGGTGCCAGCACGGGTGCGGCGGCGGCGCTCATCGCCGCGGCCGCGAGGCCCGTGGAGGTGGCGGCGGTGGTGTCCCGGGGCGGGCGTCCCGACCTGGCTGGGGCATCACTGCCCCTGGTGCAGGCGCCGACGCTGTTCATCGTGGGTGGCCTGGACGGGCCGGTGATCGATCTCAATCGTGGTGCGGCGGGAAGACTGCACTGCGAGCATCACCTGGAGATCGTCCCCGGCGCCACGCACCTGTTCGAGGAGCCTGGCACCCTGGAACAGGCTGCGGGCCACGCCCGGGACTGGTTCGTGAAATATCTCTCGTCCTGA
- the purU gene encoding formyltetrahydrofolate deformylase, protein MKGNNVSHHTYRLIVSCPDRVGIVAAVSGFLSRHGGWITEASQHADQGSGWFFMRYEIRADSLPFDDQGLREAFAPIAEQFEMQWQVTDAQVPKRVVLMVSKLDHCLTDLLYRWRSKEMFFDIPCVISNHEDMRDYVEWHGIPYHHVPVDRDNKAPAFAEVTRLVESYDADAVVLARYMQILPPDMCHTYAGRVINIHHSFLPSFIGAKPYHKAFERGVKLIGATCHYVTEELDAGPIIEQDVIRVRHDDTANDLVRLGRDVEKAVLARGLRYHLEDRVLIHGNKTVVFD, encoded by the coding sequence ATGAAAGGAAACAACGTGAGCCACCACACCTACCGACTCATCGTCTCCTGCCCCGACCGGGTAGGCATCGTCGCCGCCGTCAGCGGTTTCCTGTCCCGCCACGGCGGCTGGATCACCGAGGCCAGCCAGCACGCGGACCAGGGTTCCGGCTGGTTCTTCATGCGCTACGAGATCCGCGCCGACTCGCTGCCCTTCGACGATCAGGGTCTGCGCGAGGCCTTCGCCCCCATCGCCGAGCAGTTCGAGATGCAGTGGCAGGTCACCGACGCCCAGGTGCCCAAGCGGGTGGTGCTGATGGTGAGCAAGCTGGACCACTGCCTCACGGACCTGCTGTACCGCTGGCGCAGCAAGGAGATGTTCTTCGACATCCCCTGCGTGATCTCCAACCACGAGGACATGCGCGACTACGTGGAATGGCACGGCATCCCCTACCACCACGTGCCCGTGGACAGGGACAACAAGGCCCCGGCCTTCGCCGAGGTCACGCGCCTGGTGGAGTCCTATGACGCCGATGCCGTGGTGCTGGCGCGCTACATGCAGATCCTGCCCCCGGACATGTGCCACACCTACGCCGGCCGGGTGATCAACATCCACCACAGCTTCCTGCCGTCCTTCATCGGCGCCAAGCCCTACCACAAGGCCTTCGAGCGCGGTGTGAAGTTGATCGGCGCCACCTGTCACTACGTCACCGAGGAACTGGACGCCGGTCCCATCATCGAGCAGGACGTGATCCGCGTGCGCCACGACGACACCGCCAACGACCTGGTGCGCCTGGGCCGCGACGTGGAGAAGGCGGTGCTCGCCCGGGGCCTGCGCTACCACCTGGAGGACCGGGTGCTGATCCACGGCAACAAGACCGTGGTGTTCGACTGA
- a CDS encoding phosphoribosyltransferase, with protein MTRLPFKDRIEGAVALADALSDYAGRDDVLVLGLPRGGVPVAAEVARRLGAGLDVIIVRKLGAPGQPELAVGAIASGGGRVFNEDLVRLMHLSPTALERIIERERKELERRERLYRGAHPFPQMKDRCLILVDDGLATGATMRAAVNAVKSTGPREVVVAVPVAPSDTVEVLAQEADRVVCVATPENFMAVGRWYLDFSQVEDVEVMDILAEAWARQDAS; from the coding sequence ATGACGAGGCTTCCGTTCAAGGACAGGATAGAGGGCGCCGTTGCGCTGGCCGATGCGCTGTCCGACTATGCCGGCCGGGATGATGTGCTGGTGCTGGGCCTGCCGCGGGGCGGCGTGCCGGTGGCGGCCGAGGTGGCGCGCAGGCTGGGCGCAGGGCTGGACGTGATCATCGTGCGCAAGCTGGGTGCGCCAGGCCAGCCGGAACTGGCCGTGGGCGCCATCGCGAGCGGCGGCGGACGGGTCTTCAACGAGGACCTGGTGCGCCTGATGCATCTCTCGCCCACGGCCCTGGAGCGCATCATCGAGCGCGAGCGCAAGGAACTGGAACGACGCGAACGCCTGTACCGCGGCGCGCATCCCTTCCCGCAGATGAAGGACCGTTGCCTGATCCTGGTGGACGACGGCCTGGCCACCGGCGCCACCATGCGCGCGGCGGTCAACGCGGTGAAAAGCACGGGCCCCCGGGAGGTGGTGGTGGCCGTGCCGGTGGCACCTTCCGACACCGTGGAGGTGCTTGCCCAGGAGGCGGACCGGGTGGTGTGCGTGGCCACGCCCGAGAACTTCATGGCCGTGGGTCGCTGGTACCTGGATTTCTCTCAGGTGGAGGATGTGGAGGTGATGGATATCCTGGCGGAGGCCTGGGCCAGGCAGGATGCCTCATGA
- the rtcA gene encoding RNA 3'-terminal phosphate cyclase, with protein MEHGIRVSTMTDLIHIDGTMGEGGGQVLRSALSLALITGRGVRLEHIRARRDNPGLGFQHAMAVQAAARVSGARVEGDRIGSQTLAFLPGPVVPGDYHFDIGTAGATSLVLQTVLPPLAMADGASRVTVTGGTHVPHSPCFHYLDWHWRVMLGRIGMPFELHMPMAGFYPPGGGEIQAGIPGSARPRGLDLTDRGRLLSIQGLSAVANLPEEIAERQRGRALRRLQTLNSDVDIAIEHLPACSPGTVLALLARFEQGQACFFALGERGKRAERVADEAVDDLLGFLATGAAVDRWLADQLLLPLALADAASTLRTSQVTLHLLTQSRVIQAFLPVEIRIEGELGQPGTVYLMPGHAG; from the coding sequence ATGGAACACGGGATTCGGGTGAGCACCATGACGGACCTGATCCACATCGACGGCACCATGGGCGAGGGCGGCGGCCAGGTGCTGCGCAGCGCCCTGAGCCTCGCCCTGATCACCGGGCGCGGGGTGCGCCTCGAACACATCCGCGCCCGGCGCGACAACCCGGGTCTCGGCTTCCAGCACGCCATGGCGGTACAGGCCGCCGCCCGGGTGAGCGGCGCGCGGGTGGAGGGCGACCGCATCGGCTCCCAGACCCTGGCGTTCCTGCCCGGTCCCGTGGTGCCCGGCGACTACCACTTCGACATCGGCACCGCCGGCGCCACCTCCCTGGTCCTGCAGACCGTCCTGCCGCCCCTGGCCATGGCCGATGGCGCCTCCCGGGTCACGGTCACCGGCGGCACCCACGTGCCCCACAGCCCCTGTTTCCATTACCTGGACTGGCACTGGCGGGTGATGCTCGGACGCATCGGCATGCCCTTCGAGCTGCACATGCCCATGGCGGGCTTCTATCCACCGGGCGGCGGCGAGATCCAGGCCGGGATCCCGGGCAGCGCCCGGCCCCGCGGCCTGGACCTCACCGACCGGGGCAGGCTCCTGTCCATCCAGGGGCTGTCGGCGGTTGCCAACCTGCCGGAGGAGATCGCCGAACGCCAGCGGGGCAGGGCGCTGCGGCGCCTGCAGACACTGAACAGCGACGTGGACATCGCCATCGAACACCTGCCGGCCTGCTCACCGGGCACGGTGCTGGCCCTGCTGGCCCGTTTCGAGCAGGGCCAGGCCTGTTTCTTCGCCCTCGGCGAGCGTGGCAAGCGCGCCGAGCGGGTGGCGGACGAGGCGGTGGACGACCTGCTTGGCTTCCTGGCCACCGGGGCCGCCGTGGACCGCTGGCTGGCGGACCAGCTGTTGCTGCCCCTGGCGCTGGCGGACGCTGCGTCGACCCTGCGCACCAGCCAGGTGACCCTGCACCTGCTCACCCAGTCCCGGGTGATCCAGGCCTTCCTGCCCGTGGAGATCCGTATCGAGGGCGAACTGGGCCAACCCGGCACGGTTTACCTCATGCCGGGGCACGCCGGATAA
- a CDS encoding ABCB family ABC transporter ATP-binding protein/permease, translating to MRTRRDSEYRGGPVNWRIIISLLPFLMEFRGRVMLALGLLALAKVAGVLVPVALKFIVDHFETRGLESPAEVLVAVPLALLIGYGALRFTSVFFGELRDAVFARVAERAMRRVSLKVFEHLHRLDLGFHLSRQTGGLARDIERGTTGISFLLRFMLFNIVPTLLEIGLITVIMLVAFDASFALTVLAAVAVYVIFSIYVTEWRNRFVRESNQMDNVSNTRAMDSLLNYETVKYFGNEAYEAREYDRNLEAWEEARMKNRLSLAGLNSGQAFIIAASITVMMIMAAHRVAAGQMTLGDLVMINAYMIQLFMPLNFLGFVYREIREALINIERLFKLMYQPARVVDAADATELKPDGGAIRFEHVSYAYTEDRPILKDVSFEIPAGQKLAIVGPSGAGKSTIARLLFRFYDVTEGRITINGQDIRSVTQESLRRAIGVVPQDTVLFNDTVRYNIAYGRPDASEAEILRAVRMAHLEGFIASLPQGLETQVGERGLKLSGGEKQRIAIARVLLKDPPILVLDEATSSLDSHAEKVILDALNEVSQRRTTLAIAHRLSTIVDADRIIVLDGGRIVEQGSHAQLLAQGGTYAQLWTHQQQERIAAESALVE from the coding sequence GTGAGAACACGCAGGGACAGCGAATACCGGGGCGGCCCGGTCAACTGGCGCATCATCATCAGCCTGCTTCCCTTCCTGATGGAGTTCCGCGGCCGGGTGATGCTGGCCCTGGGCCTGCTGGCGCTGGCCAAGGTCGCCGGCGTCCTGGTGCCGGTGGCGCTCAAGTTCATCGTCGATCACTTCGAGACCCGCGGCCTGGAATCGCCCGCCGAGGTGCTGGTGGCGGTGCCCCTGGCGTTGCTGATCGGCTACGGTGCGCTGCGCTTCACCTCGGTGTTCTTCGGCGAACTGCGCGACGCGGTGTTCGCCCGGGTGGCGGAGCGGGCCATGCGCCGGGTCTCGCTCAAGGTCTTCGAACACCTGCACCGCCTGGATCTCGGCTTTCATCTCTCCCGCCAGACCGGGGGGCTCGCCCGCGACATCGAGCGCGGCACCACCGGCATCAGCTTCCTGCTGCGCTTCATGCTGTTCAACATCGTGCCCACGCTGCTGGAGATCGGCCTGATCACGGTGATCATGCTGGTGGCCTTCGATGCCAGCTTCGCGCTCACGGTGCTGGCCGCGGTGGCGGTGTACGTGATCTTCTCCATCTACGTCACCGAGTGGCGCAACCGCTTCGTGCGCGAAAGCAACCAGATGGACAACGTCTCCAACACCCGGGCCATGGACAGCCTGCTCAACTACGAGACGGTGAAGTACTTCGGCAACGAGGCCTACGAGGCCAGGGAGTACGACCGCAACCTGGAGGCCTGGGAAGAGGCGCGCATGAAGAACCGCCTGTCCCTGGCCGGCCTTAACTCCGGCCAGGCCTTCATCATCGCCGCCTCCATCACGGTGATGATGATCATGGCGGCGCACCGGGTGGCCGCCGGGCAGATGACCCTGGGCGACCTGGTCATGATCAACGCCTACATGATCCAGCTGTTCATGCCGCTCAATTTCCTGGGCTTCGTGTACCGGGAGATTCGCGAGGCCCTGATCAACATCGAGCGCCTGTTCAAGCTCATGTACCAGCCCGCCCGGGTGGTGGACGCCGCCGATGCCACGGAACTCAAGCCCGACGGCGGCGCCATCCGCTTCGAGCACGTGAGCTACGCCTACACCGAGGACCGGCCCATCCTCAAGGACGTGAGCTTCGAGATCCCCGCCGGCCAGAAACTGGCCATCGTCGGTCCCAGCGGGGCAGGGAAGTCCACCATCGCGCGCCTGCTGTTCCGCTTCTACGACGTCACCGAGGGCCGGATCACCATCAACGGTCAGGACATCCGCAGCGTGACCCAGGAGAGCCTGCGCCGGGCCATCGGCGTGGTGCCCCAGGACACGGTGCTGTTCAACGACACGGTGCGCTACAACATCGCCTACGGCCGTCCGGATGCCAGCGAGGCCGAGATCCTGCGCGCCGTGCGCATGGCCCACCTGGAGGGCTTCATCGCCTCTCTGCCACAGGGGCTTGAGACCCAGGTGGGCGAGCGGGGACTGAAACTCTCCGGCGGCGAGAAGCAGCGCATCGCCATCGCCCGGGTGCTGCTCAAGGACCCGCCCATCCTGGTGCTGGACGAGGCCACCTCATCCCTGGATTCCCACGCCGAGAAGGTGATCCTGGACGCCCTGAACGAGGTCTCCCAGCGTCGCACCACGCTCGCCATCGCCCACCGCCTCTCCACCATCGTGGACGCCGACCGCATCATCGTGCTGGACGGCGGACGCATCGTGGAACAGGGCAGCCACGCGCAGCTGCTGGCCCAGGGCGGCACCTACGCCCAGCTCTGGACCCACCAGCAGCAGGAACGGATTGCGGCGGAATCGGCGTTGGTGGAATGA